The Pseudomonas eucalypticola genome has a window encoding:
- a CDS encoding 2-aminoethylphosphonate--pyruvate transaminase produces the protein MSTRAPLLLTPGPLTTSARTRQAMMMDWGSWDTGFNQLTASVCEQLLTIINGAASHHCVPLQGSGTFAVEAAIGTLVPRNGKVLVLINGAYGQRLAKICAVLGRSYSTFQTAEDQPTTADDVNRLLRDDPSFTHVALIHCETSTGILNPLPDIAQVVARHGKRLIIDAMSSFGALPIDASQVPFDALIAASGKCLEGVPGMGFVFAHKAALAQAEGNCHSLAMDLHDQHAYMAKTGQWRFTPPTHVVAALHEALLQYNEEGGLSARHARYADNCQALLDGMAALGLRSFLPAAIQAPIIVTFHAPRDARYRFKDFYERVKAKGFILYPGKLTQVETFRVGCIGCVDRSGMQAAVDAVAQVLREMEVLDI, from the coding sequence ATGAGCACCCGCGCCCCCCTCCTGCTTACCCCAGGCCCTTTGACCACTTCGGCCCGTACCCGTCAGGCCATGATGATGGATTGGGGGTCGTGGGACACCGGCTTCAACCAGCTGACCGCCAGTGTCTGCGAGCAACTGTTGACCATCATCAACGGCGCCGCCAGCCACCATTGCGTGCCCCTGCAGGGCAGTGGCACCTTTGCCGTGGAAGCGGCCATCGGCACCCTGGTGCCGCGCAACGGCAAGGTGCTGGTGTTGATCAACGGCGCCTATGGCCAGCGGCTGGCGAAGATCTGCGCGGTGCTGGGCCGGTCCTACAGCACCTTCCAGACCGCCGAAGACCAACCCACCACCGCCGACGATGTCAACCGCCTGCTGCGTGACGACCCCAGCTTCACCCACGTGGCGCTGATCCACTGCGAGACCAGTACCGGCATCCTCAACCCGCTGCCCGATATCGCCCAGGTGGTAGCGCGCCACGGCAAGCGCCTGATCATCGACGCCATGAGTTCATTCGGCGCCCTGCCCATCGACGCCAGCCAGGTACCCTTCGACGCCCTGATCGCCGCTTCGGGAAAATGCCTGGAAGGGGTACCGGGCATGGGGTTCGTGTTCGCCCACAAAGCAGCCCTGGCCCAAGCCGAGGGCAACTGCCACTCCCTGGCCATGGACCTGCACGACCAGCACGCCTACATGGCCAAGACCGGCCAATGGCGCTTCACCCCGCCAACCCACGTGGTGGCGGCGCTGCATGAGGCCCTGCTGCAATACAACGAAGAAGGCGGCCTGAGCGCCCGCCATGCGCGTTACGCGGATAATTGCCAGGCATTGCTGGACGGCATGGCGGCCCTGGGCCTGCGCAGCTTCCTGCCGGCGGCCATTCAGGCACCGATCATCGTGACCTTCCATGCCCCGCGGGACGCGCGCTACCGGTTCAAGGACTTCTACGAGCGGGTCAAGGCCAAGGGTTTCATCCTTTACCCCGGCAAATTGACCCAAGTGGAGACTTTCCGCGTCGGTTGTATCGGTTGCGTGGACCGCAGCGGCATGCAAGCCGCCGTGGACGCCGTGGCCCAGGTGCTGCGCGAGATGGAAGTGCTGGACATCTGA